The Salvelinus sp. IW2-2015 linkage group LG8, ASM291031v2, whole genome shotgun sequence genome window below encodes:
- the LOC111967676 gene encoding proto-oncogene Wnt-3: MDLFLIGYMMCVWLSSWRVLGGYPIWWSLALGQQYSSLGSQPILCGSIPGLVPKQLRFCRNYIEIMPSVAEGVKLGIQECQHQFRGRRWNCTTIKDNLAIFGPVLDKATRESAFVHAVASAGVAFAVTRSCAEGTSTMCGCDSHHKGPPGEGWKWGGCSEDAEFGVLVSREFADARENRPDARSAMNRHNNEAGRMTILDHMHLRCKCHGLSGSCEVKTCWWAQPDFRMLGDYLKDKYDSASEMVVEKHRESRGWVETLRAKYAFFKHPTERDLVYYEGSPNFCEPNPETGSFGTRDRACNVSSHGIEGCDLLCCGRGHNTRTEKRKEKCHCIFHWCCYVSCQECVRVYDVHTCK, encoded by the exons ATGGATTTGTTCCTGATTGgatatatgatgtgtgtgtggttgtccagCTGGCGGGTGCTTGGAGGCTATCCCATCTGGTG GTCCCTAGCCCTGGGGCAGCAGTACTCGTCTCTGGGCTCCCAACCCATTCTGTGCGGCTCCATCCCTGGCCTGGTGCCCAAGCAGCTGCGCTTCTGTCGCAACTACATCGAGATCATGCCCAGCGTGGCCGAGGGCGTGAAGCTGGGCATCCAGGAGTGCCAGCACCAGTTCAGGGGCCGGCGTTGGAACTGTACCACCATCAAGGACAACCTAGCCATCTTCGGCCCTGTGCTGGACAAAG CGACCAGAGAGTCGGCGTTCGTCCACGCCGTCGCCTCAGCGGGGGTGGCGTTTGCTGTGACTCGGTCCTGCGCCGAGGGCACATCCACCATGTGTGGCTGTGACTCCCACCACAAGGGTCCCCCGGGGGAGGGCTGGAAGTGGGGCGGCTGCAGCGAGGACGCCGAGTTCGGGGTGCTGGTGTCCAGAGAGTTTGCCGATGCCAGAGAGAACCGCCCTGACGCACGCTCTGCTATGAATCGGCACAACAACGAAGCAGGACGCATG aCCATCCTGGACCACATGCACCTGCGCTGTAAATGCCATGGCCTGTCGGGCAGCTGCGAGGTGAAAACATGCTGGTGGGCGCAGCCCGACTTCCGCATGCTGGGCGACTACCTGAAAGACAAGTACGACAGCGCCTCGGAGATGGTGGTGGAGAAGCACCGCGAGTCGCGCGGCTGGGTGGAGACGCTGCGCGCCAAGTACGCCTTCTTCAAGCACCCCACAGAGCGCGACCTGGTCTACTACGAGGGCTCGCCCAACTTCTGCGAGCCCAACCCGGAGACGGGCTCATTCGGCACGCGCGACCGCGCCTGCAATGTGTCCTCGCATGGCATCGAGGGCTGTGACCTGCTCTGCTGCGGCAGGGGCCACAACACTCGGACTGAGAAGCGCAAGGAGAAGTGCCACTGCATCTTCCACTGGTGCTGCTACGTCAGCTGCCAAGAGTGTGTGCGCGTCTATGACGTGCACACGTGCAAGTGA
- the LOC139028090 gene encoding uncharacterized protein produces the protein MTVYKGKPSSDVHYPFDPMQPGPIYFLTLRNCSGQNKKKFVLWYCAWRTMHKLHHSLDLHFLITGHTKFAPDWCFGLIEQRFRKARVNTLSEIAGVVKDSTVTGVSIPQLVGLEDGKVLVESYGWQQHLTPYFRPLPQFKQYQHFSFDALEPGVVVAKERSDSVGTRFQLQRNADILLPSSATKRLWTSHALHQNTLRMSAELGQGAPAVRTEEIRELGFHVFAPEDPCASGRLGLFSFEELS, from the exons atgacggtgtacaaagggaaacccagct ccgat gtgcactatccttttgaccctatgcagccaggccccatctactttttaactcTTCGCAACTGCAGTGGTCAAAACAAGAagaagtttgtgctctggtattgtgcctggcggaccatgcacaagctccaccacagtctggaccttcacttcctgatcacaggccacaccaagtttgcccccgactggtgcttcggcctcatcgagcagcgcttcagaaaggccagagtgaacactttgtctgagattgctggtgttgtgaaggacagcactgtgacaggggtcagcatcccacagctggttggactggaggatggtaaggtgctggtggaaagctatggctggcaacaacacctgactccgtacttcaggccacTGCCACAGTTCaaacagtaccagcacttcag cttcgatgctctggagcctggtgttgttgtcgctaaggagcgttcggactcagtcgggaccaggtttcagctgcagcgcaacgctgacatccttcttCCCAGTTCtgcgacgaagaggctatggacatcacatgccctgcaccaaa ACACTTTGAGAATGAGTGCAGAGCTGGGACAGGGAGCCCCTGCAGTCAGAACAGAAGAGATCAGGGAGCTTGGAT tcCACGTGTTTGCCCCCGAGGACCCCTGTGCCTCTGGGCGTTTGGGCCTATTTTCCTTTGAGGAACTGTCCTGA